The nucleotide sequence CATATATGTCCGCGATCGGATCACGGATCACGCGAATACGGGACCTCGCCGGATTATTGCTGCTGTATTTTGGTGTGGCGTGAAAAGCGGAGCAGATTACTTCACATGCCATGCACCCAACGCATTTATCAACATCAATTCTTATTGTTTTAATTGTTTTATTTTTCTTTTCACCCTTCATGATTCCCGTCCTCCACTTTATTTTCCTGATTTTTTGCATAAGTTTCTTTAGAAGGGTCATTGTCAATATCTGTCAGGATCCTCCTCTGCTGGAAGTCTTCGTTAACGTAATCCAACTCCAATTCATGCAAGGAGTCTTTCGTAGGAATACCCTCATCATTCCAACCTTTAAATTTGTAATACTTATCCAGGAGATCCTTTTCAAGTTCGGGAAATCTTTTCTTCCAATGGTTCTCCGGGGGCTTCTCATCTTCTCTCCGCATGCCTCTTCTTATATTAACGGCCCTGACTAAAGTCCGGTACCTTTTGGCTGCTTGCGATAACTTGGCTTCATCCATATCGATCCCGACGCCTGATGAGATAAATTTCGGGTAATTGTGTATATGATACGGGGGCTTCAGGGGAAATGACGATAAACCGGAACACATCCCGAGGGCGTCATCGATGTAGTGCATCCGCTCTTGCCAGTCGACAATATCACAACACATTTCAACGGTCGGGTAAAAGGGCATCGACTTTTCCCCACGTGGTTCCCAGTCCAAAAGATATTGCTTGAACTTTTCATCAGGAACCTGGACCCAATCCTTTGCAAACTCTTCTCTCTCCTCTATCGTAGGAAAAGGTGCCTGGGGGAATTGCCCTTCAATCTGGGTAATGTTTATCTTCTCGCCGGTGGCATACATGAGGAAATAAATGGGATTCAGCATGGATAGCTTGAGAGGAAGCTGCTCAAGTTTCTTAATATTATTATGGGCATATTCTTCTGCGCCGTTACCAATCTGCTGGGCCGCCCAATAAGTCCCATTGGCCAGAACATCTCCTATCCCTTCCCGCCTGACAATTCTGTCCAGTAGCCAGAAAAATCTCCCTTCGTTATCGGACGGCATTCCCGGAAAGTCCTTATCAGTCAAAATTCCGGTTTCATAAAGCTCAAGGGCAAATGCCATAACCTGCGGGGTTGAAAATGCATCCACTCCATACTCTGTAGCACGCTGAGCGATTTTTAGACCAAAATCCAGGTCTGAATAGGCTGCCATTGTATACGTCAGTTTCGAGAAGCATTTCATCATGTATGTCGGAAATCCCGAAACGGAAATGGTTGCCGCGCATTTCAATGGACAGTTATAGCAACTGATGAGCCTTATCCGCGCACTTTCCAGAGTCTCCCTCCAATTCTTTTCGATTTCTTCGTTCCAAAATTCTTTTCTCCGGGTACGGGAATTTCCCCACATGAAACTCTCGGTGTGCCACTTCTCATCGTGGAGTTTCATCTCCTGCGGTGACCCAAGCCCGGCTAAAATGGGCATTACCCCTGGAATTGGCTTTTCTTCCCGGACTTTTATGTATTTTAGCACTTCGTTGCAAAGTTCCATAAATTCAGCCGGTCGGGCGACATTGACGTCCTTTGTTCCGCGAACAGCTATCGCCTTTACTCCTTTGTCTCCCATAACTGCCCCTATTCCGCCCCGGCTGGCACTGGACCTGCCCTGCTCGATGGAAGCAAAATAAACCCTGTTTTCACCGGCCAGGCCGATGGAAGCCACCTGGGCTTTCGGCTCATTCAACTCCTGCCGGATAAGTTCTTCAGTTTCAATAGCGCCTTTACCCTGCAAATGAGAGGCGTCACGTATTTCTACTTTGTCATTGTTTATCCACAAATAAACCAGTTCGGGGGACTTGCCGCGAAGGATCACTTTGTCATAACCGGCATACTTCAATTCCGGCGCCCAAAAACCCCCCATCATTGAAAATGCCATTAACTCAGTCTGAGGAGAAATGGTAGAGACAATAGTACGATTACAACCGGGAGCAGGTGTGCCACATAAAAGGCCAGTGGCAAATATTAGTAGATTATCAGGAGAGAAGGCTTCAACTTCAGGTGGAACCCTATCCCATAATATCTTGGCATTAGTACCTAACCCCCCCAGATATAGTTCTGTGTCAATTGGGTCAGTTGCAACCCTCTCAATGCTTCTTCGGGTTAGATCAATTTCTAAATTAAACCCTGTCTCTGCGTACCTCATTTTTTTTCATTCTGTTGCTATCAGCATAATGGCGGACTATAGGGTATCTCCAGATACAGATAATAAAATCCGGCTCTGCCTATATTCAAAAAAAAGTAAAAGTAAAAGTAAAATTTTAAATTTAACCCGGAACTCACAAATCAAATTTAAATGGTGAGAACTTGTCAAATCACATAATAATGAATTTATTATGTTTGAGTTCTGCATTTTTTTTTATATTTGAAGTCTGCATATTTATTTTACCAGGAACATAATATCTTAAACAATGAACGATAATCTTGATCCTTTATTTAAACCAAGAGCAGTTGCCCTGATCGGCGCCTCGGTTAAGGAACTTTCCATCGGGAATGTCATTATTAAAAACCTGCTTCATTATAACTACAGGGGTCCCGTGTTCCCCATCAATCCAAAAGTGGATGAGGTCCGGGGGCTGAAAGCCTATGCCTCTATATTGGATGTGCCCGGGGAGGTGGATCTTGCGCACATTGTGATACCTCCTCCTTTTGTACCGGAAGAGGTGGAAAACTGCGGGAAGAAAGGGATTAAGGCAATCATTATCAATACGGCAGGGTTTAAGGAAATGGGTGCCGCAGGTAGGGCGCTGGAAGATGATTTCCTTGCCAGGGCGCGGAAATACGGGATCCGGATCGTAGGCCCGAACTGCCAGGGAATCATCAACTCCGATCCGGAAATCAATGCTTATTGCAACTTCACCTTCACCTACCCGGAACCGGGCCATATCTCCGTGGTAGCCCAGAGCGGCGGCGTAGGCGCCGTGATCATGCAGGCTTTTTCTGATATGGGTATCGGTCAGCGGATGTACGCATCAACAGGAAACGGGTCGGATGTATCCATCGCGGAAATCATGAGTTATTACGGAAAAGACGATGGAACGAAAGCCATTGTGGTCTATGTTGAAAGCCTGGATAACCCGCTTGAATTTATCAATATAGCTAAACAGGTAACTGCCAAGAAACCAATTCTGGCCATGACTGCGGGGAGGACCGACAAGGGAGCGGAAGCTTCCCGGTCACACGTCGGTGGACTGGCAGGTAGTATCTCCATGGACCTCATCTTTAAAAAGGCAGGCATGCTTACCTTCAGCAACCAGGAAGAACTTTGCCATGCAGCAGTGGCACTTTCCTCGCAGCCGGTTCCTAAGGGCAATAAAGTGGGTATTATTACCAACACCGGCGGACCATCAGTTATCGCTATCGATGAACTGGTAAGCTGCGGACTGGAGATACCGCCGCTTTCAGAAAATGCAGCAGAGACGCTGAAGGGGACGATGCTGGAGCAGGCTTCCATCCGTAACCCCCTGGATGTCGTTGCCACTGCCGGCCCGGGCCACTTCAAAAGCGCACTCGAAGTGATGATGAATGAGCCGCAGTTCGACAGCATATATCTGAATTTTGTAACTCCTCCGTTCGTCGATTGTGAGAATGTCGCCCGTGAGATAGCAGCCGCCGCAAAGGCCGGCAGCAAGCCGATCGTATGCAACTATATGACGGATAAACAGAAATGGAGCGGCACCTCAAAAATTCTTAAGGATGGAGGAATCCCCTGTTTTGATTTCGCTGAAACTGCGGCCCGGGCTCTTTATTCGATGGTCTGCTATAATAAAATAAGATCGGCGAAAGAGGGCACTGTAAAAACATTCACGGATGTAAATAAAGATGCGGTCCGTTCCATTCTCGACAATGCCTGGTCACAGAAAAGGGAGGTCCTTTCTGCAGCGGAAGTTTATGGCATACTCGAGGCATACCGGGTACCGGTTGCCCCCTGGAAAGTGGCGAATGATAAGGATGAGGTCATTGCTGCCGCAAACGGGATCGGGTTCCCTGTCGTTATAAAAGCTGATTCTGAAAAGATCATCCACAAGAGCGATGTAGGCGGTGTGGCCGTTAATATCCAGGATGCACAGGAAGCAGCCGCGGTGGCCGAAACCATGACCAGGAATCTTGGGGACGGAATAAAATTCTTTGTACAGAAATACCTTCCGAAGGGACGGGAGTTGATCATCGGTGCAAAAGCGGTAGCAGGCGTCGGCCATATTATTATGTTCGGCCTCGGCGGGATCTTTGTGGAGGTATTCAGGGATGTGGCTTTTTCAATCAGCCCTGTCAGTGACATTGAAGCCCTGGAAATGATCAGTTCCATTAAAGCTGCACCGTTGATAAATGGATTCAGGGGTGAAAAAGGGATCAACAAAGACAAGGTCGTGGAGATCATCCAGCGCATTTCCATGCTGGGAACGGATTTCCCCGGAATCAAAGAGCTTGACCTCAACCCTCTCTTTGCAACGGGCGATGAAATTTGTGTTGTTGATGCCAGGATCCTACTTTGATCAGAAAATCATTTATAATACAAAATAAATGCCATGGAGAATAAGAAGCATAACATCGGGATCATCGGATTAGGGCCCATTGGTCAGACGCTAGCGGTACATTTCAATCTTGCCGGTTGTGAAGTTGCCGTTACCGATCTCGACAGGGATAAACTGAACCTCATTCGCAAAGAGGGAATGGAGCTTGTTTCGAAGATTGAAAAAAAATCATTCTTCAAGTATGTTTGCTACTCAGTGGAGGAGATGCTGGAGCTTGATTCTGACATCCTTATTTCTTCTGTCAAAGACTATCATGTCGATAAGATCGTAAAGATCATCGAAAAGAATCTGAAAAAGGAAATTCTCCTGCTCAGCGCCCAGAACGGGATCGACATCGAAAAAAAGTACCAGGTACATTTCTCCAAATCCTCCATCCTCAGGATGGTGATCAATTTTGCAGGGAATCTCCAGGCCCCGAATGTAACAGCGATCAACTTTTTCAATCCTCCCAATTATGTCGGGTCGATGGACGATTCGCAGGAAGAACTGGCACAGTGGCTTGCAAAAACCCTGACAAGTGCAGACCTTTTAACAGAACAGGTGAACTCCTTTACACTAAACGACAAGATCTGGGAAAAAACAATCCTGAATGCTGCTTTAAGTCCTTTGTGCGCCATCTCCAGGCTTACTATGAAAGAAGCCATGAACAATGCTGACACCCTTGAAGTCATCGAACAGATCCTCTATGAAGCGGTACAGGTTGCGTGTGCCGAAGACATCAAGCTGCCGGATAATTTCATCAAGCTGGCCATCAGATACCTCAGCAGTGCCGGGAACCATATGCCTTCACTTGCGGTCGACCTGATCAATAAACGGGAAACCGAGATCAATTTCATGAATGGTAAAATAGTTGACTATGGCCGGAAACATTACATCAAAACACCGATAAACCTTGTACTTACCAACCTGGTCAATGCCATTTCCTGCAAGGATGGCGTAGGGAAATGCAAGTAAGATCATTAGAAAGAATCACATATAAAACTGACTCATATGGATAAGAAAATATATTCGTGGCAGATGACGGTACAGGATACGGATTTTCAGCTTACCGAAAGTCCATTTCCGGAACTTGAAGTGCAGGAAGCGCTGGTTAAAATTGCCGGATGCGGGGTTTGCCATACCGACATCAGCTTCTGGCACTACGGGGTGAAAACAAAGAAAGAGCTTCCCCTGACGCTTGGCCATGAGATCAGCGGAACGGTCATTGCCGGCCCGGGAGAATGGGTCGGGAAAAACGTGATCATTCCTGCCGTGCTGCCCTGCGGCGATTGCGAACTGTGTAAAAAGGGACGGAGCAATATGTGCCAGAAACAGCTTATGCCCGGGAATGATTTTCACGGTGGGTTTGCCTCGCATATCAAGGTTCCTGCCCGTTTTCTCTGTCCCGTCCCTGACCTGCTTTTGACAAAATACCCCCTCGAAAAACTATCAGTTATCGCAGATGCCATCTCCACACCCTACCAGGTAATTAAAAAATCAGAACTTGAAGCCGGGGATCTTGCCATCGTTATAGGCGTTGGCGGGGTTGGCATTTATGCGGCCCTGATCGCCCGGATCTTCGGTGCAAAAGTGCTTGCCCTGGATATCGACGATGCCAAGCTGGCTATGGCCAGGAACAATGGGGTGGATGCAATCCTGAATGTGAAGGGGCTGGATATTAAAACAGTCAAGGATAATGTCCGGGAGATTGCAAAAGGGCTGGGAGTTTCACGTTACGGCTGGAAGATCTTCGAAGTTTCAGGCACAAAACCCGGCCAGGAACTGGGCTTCAACCTGATCACCTTCACCTCTACCCTTTCCATTGTCGGATTTACCCTCGACAGAACCGAAGTTCGCCTGAGCAACCTGATGGCTTTTGACGCCAAACTGATCGGGACCTGGGGCTGCAAGCCGGAACTCTATCCTGAAGTCGTTGATCTGATCACGACAGGCAAGCTGAAGATAGATGATTTTATTGAAACTTTCCCTATGTCGAAAATCAACGAGGTATTCCGTAATACCCTGAACCATGTTTACCGGAAGAGATCCATACTGGTACCCGACTTCGATTAATCCAGAAATTATTAACTCAAAAATAAGATACCATGTTAGCAAATCACAATCTTACCGACATCACATACAAGGAGATCCTGTTTGAAAAACGTCCCTGTAAGGATCTTAACGGCAATCCCGTCGAAGGCCTGTTCAACGCCTGGATCATTCTGAATAACCCCCAGCAGTATAATTCTTACACAACCAATGCTGTCAAAGATGTGATCCTTGCCATGCGGGAAGCCTCCAACGATCGGAGCGTCGTGGCTATCGTCTTTACCGGGGTGGGCGATAAAGCCTTCTGCACCGGCGGGAATACGAAGGAGTACGCTGAGTACTATGCCGGGAATCCCCAGGAATACAAACAATACATGCGTCTTTTCAACGACATGGTCTCATCCATTCTCATGAACGATAAACCTGTGGTTTGCAGGGTGAATGGGATGCGGATCGGTGGTGGCCAGGAGATCGGGATGGCCTGTGACTTTTCCATTGCACAGGATTTCGCACGGTTCGGGCAGGCCGGCCCGAAGCACGGAAGCGCACCCGACGGAGGGGCGACCGATTTTCTTCCGCTTTTCGCGGGCATTGAAAACGCCATATTCTCCTGTACTGTATGTGACCCGTGGTCAGCCTACGAGGCATCGCGCTGGGGTTTAATAATTGAAGTAGTGCCTGCATTGAAAGTAAACGGGGAATTCATCCCGAATCCTCTTGTTTATACTGATCAGTGGGTAAA is from Bacteroidales bacterium and encodes:
- the oah gene encoding 6-oxocyclohex-1-ene-1-carbonyl-CoA hydratase — protein: MLANHNLTDITYKEILFEKRPCKDLNGNPVEGLFNAWIILNNPQQYNSYTTNAVKDVILAMREASNDRSVVAIVFTGVGDKAFCTGGNTKEYAEYYAGNPQEYKQYMRLFNDMVSSILMNDKPVVCRVNGMRIGGGQEIGMACDFSIAQDFARFGQAGPKHGSAPDGGATDFLPLFAGIENAIFSCTVCDPWSAYEASRWGLIIEVVPALKVNGEFIPNPLVYTDQWVNSKGQIIYGKMKSGEELAKGKEMMKAGEMDLSMLDQAVERLCTKLMYLMPNCLSKTLNSLRKFKLEHWDKNKENNRDWLALNMMTEGKAGFRAFNDGPKDKREVDFIKLRRMLAQGHEWNDELIRAISPQFQ
- a CDS encoding acetate--CoA ligase family protein, which encodes MNDNLDPLFKPRAVALIGASVKELSIGNVIIKNLLHYNYRGPVFPINPKVDEVRGLKAYASILDVPGEVDLAHIVIPPPFVPEEVENCGKKGIKAIIINTAGFKEMGAAGRALEDDFLARARKYGIRIVGPNCQGIINSDPEINAYCNFTFTYPEPGHISVVAQSGGVGAVIMQAFSDMGIGQRMYASTGNGSDVSIAEIMSYYGKDDGTKAIVVYVESLDNPLEFINIAKQVTAKKPILAMTAGRTDKGAEASRSHVGGLAGSISMDLIFKKAGMLTFSNQEELCHAAVALSSQPVPKGNKVGIITNTGGPSVIAIDELVSCGLEIPPLSENAAETLKGTMLEQASIRNPLDVVATAGPGHFKSALEVMMNEPQFDSIYLNFVTPPFVDCENVAREIAAAAKAGSKPIVCNYMTDKQKWSGTSKILKDGGIPCFDFAETAARALYSMVCYNKIRSAKEGTVKTFTDVNKDAVRSILDNAWSQKREVLSAAEVYGILEAYRVPVAPWKVANDKDEVIAAANGIGFPVVIKADSEKIIHKSDVGGVAVNIQDAQEAAAVAETMTRNLGDGIKFFVQKYLPKGRELIIGAKAVAGVGHIIMFGLGGIFVEVFRDVAFSISPVSDIEALEMISSIKAAPLINGFRGEKGINKDKVVEIIQRISMLGTDFPGIKELDLNPLFATGDEICVVDARILL
- the had gene encoding 6-hydroxycyclohex-1-ene-1-carbonyl-CoA dehydrogenase; the encoded protein is MDKKIYSWQMTVQDTDFQLTESPFPELEVQEALVKIAGCGVCHTDISFWHYGVKTKKELPLTLGHEISGTVIAGPGEWVGKNVIIPAVLPCGDCELCKKGRSNMCQKQLMPGNDFHGGFASHIKVPARFLCPVPDLLLTKYPLEKLSVIADAISTPYQVIKKSELEAGDLAIVIGVGGVGIYAALIARIFGAKVLALDIDDAKLAMARNNGVDAILNVKGLDIKTVKDNVREIAKGLGVSRYGWKIFEVSGTKPGQELGFNLITFTSTLSIVGFTLDRTEVRLSNLMAFDAKLIGTWGCKPELYPEVVDLITTGKLKIDDFIETFPMSKINEVFRNTLNHVYRKRSILVPDFD
- a CDS encoding 2-dehydropantoate 2-reductase, giving the protein MENKKHNIGIIGLGPIGQTLAVHFNLAGCEVAVTDLDRDKLNLIRKEGMELVSKIEKKSFFKYVCYSVEEMLELDSDILISSVKDYHVDKIVKIIEKNLKKEILLLSAQNGIDIEKKYQVHFSKSSILRMVINFAGNLQAPNVTAINFFNPPNYVGSMDDSQEELAQWLAKTLTSADLLTEQVNSFTLNDKIWEKTILNAALSPLCAISRLTMKEAMNNADTLEVIEQILYEAVQVACAEDIKLPDNFIKLAIRYLSSAGNHMPSLAVDLINKRETEINFMNGKIVDYGRKHYIKTPINLVLTNLVNAISCKDGVGKCK